In Mycobacterium sp. JS623, one genomic interval encodes:
- a CDS encoding NuoB/complex I 20 kDa subunit family protein yields the protein MGLEEKLPGGILLSTVEKVAGYIRKGSLWPATFGLACCAIEMMATAGPRFDISRFGMERFSATPRQADLMIVAGRVSQKMAPVLRQIYDQMAEPKWVLAMGVCASSGGMFNNYAIVQGVDHVVPVDIYLPGCPPRPEMLLHAILKLHDKIQEMPLGVHREEAIREAEQAALAVTPTIELKGLLR from the coding sequence ATGGGACTAGAGGAAAAGCTGCCCGGCGGAATCCTGCTGTCGACAGTCGAGAAGGTGGCCGGCTACATCCGGAAGGGCTCGCTATGGCCCGCGACCTTTGGGCTGGCCTGCTGCGCCATCGAGATGATGGCCACGGCGGGACCGCGCTTCGACATCTCCCGCTTCGGCATGGAGCGGTTCTCGGCGACGCCCCGACAGGCCGACCTGATGATCGTGGCGGGCCGCGTGAGCCAGAAGATGGCGCCGGTGCTTCGCCAGATCTACGACCAGATGGCCGAGCCCAAGTGGGTGCTGGCGATGGGGGTGTGCGCCTCGTCGGGCGGGATGTTCAATAACTACGCGATCGTCCAGGGCGTCGACCACGTCGTGCCCGTCGACATCTATCTGCCCGGCTGCCCGCCGCGCCCCGAGATGCTGTTGCACGCAATCCTCAAGCTGCACGACAAGATTCAGGAGATGCCGCTCGGCGTGCACCGCGAGGAGGCGATCCGCGAAGCCGAGCAGGCAGCGTTGGCCGTGACGCCGACAATCGAGCTCAAGGGATTGCTGCGGTGA
- a CDS encoding NADH-quinone oxidoreductase subunit A codes for MDLYTPILVLGAIAAAFAVGSVGIALLVGPRRYNQSKLEAYECGIEPVPELASAHASGQRFPIKYYLTAMLFIIFDIEIVFLYPWAVAFDSLGLFALVEMLLFMVVVFVAYAYVWRRGGLTWD; via the coding sequence ATGGATTTGTACACGCCAATACTGGTTCTTGGCGCCATTGCGGCTGCGTTTGCAGTCGGTTCGGTCGGCATTGCTCTGCTGGTCGGACCACGGCGCTACAACCAGTCGAAACTAGAGGCCTACGAGTGCGGCATCGAACCGGTGCCCGAACTGGCGTCGGCCCACGCATCAGGCCAGCGATTTCCGATCAAGTACTACCTGACCGCGATGTTGTTCATCATCTTCGACATCGAGATCGTGTTCCTCTACCCGTGGGCCGTCGCGTTCGACAGCCTTGGCCTGTTTGCCCTGGTAGAGATGCTGCTCTTCATGGTCGTGGTGTTCGTGGCCTACGCGTATGTGTGGCGGCGGGGAGGCCTGACATGGGACTAG
- a CDS encoding Rv3143 family two-component system response regulator → MAERALRVLVYSDNPRTREQVQLALGKRVHPDLPELTYVEVATGPMVIRQMDEGGFDLVILDGEATPTGGMGIAKQLKDEIADCPPILVLTGRPDDAWLASWSRAEAAVPHPIDPIRLGDAVASLLRAPVQ, encoded by the coding sequence ATGGCGGAACGTGCACTGCGGGTCCTTGTTTACAGCGACAACCCTAGGACCCGTGAGCAGGTCCAGCTGGCGTTGGGCAAGCGGGTGCATCCCGACCTCCCCGAGCTGACCTACGTCGAGGTCGCGACCGGCCCGATGGTGATTCGCCAGATGGATGAGGGTGGTTTCGATCTGGTGATTCTCGACGGCGAGGCCACCCCTACCGGGGGCATGGGAATCGCCAAGCAGCTCAAGGACGAGATTGCCGACTGCCCGCCGATCTTGGTGCTGACCGGCCGGCCGGACGACGCCTGGCTGGCCAGCTGGTCGCGCGCGGAGGCCGCCGTCCCTCACCCGATCGACCCGATCCGGTTGGGCGACGCCGTGGCGTCTCTGCTGCGTGCACCCGTGCAGTAG
- a CDS encoding YceI family protein, with amino-acid sequence MPSTQALLSDPASVGVWNVDPNQSTIGFRAKSMWGLAPVKGRFTEFNGDGQITDSQTIFGRIDIRTASLDTKLGTRDKHLRSADYLDAERFPHISVVVTGAEAVNGDTVDLRAQLTVKGTTAPLPLRAKVARVDDGTIRLTAHATVDRTDFGVDGNMIGMLTDKVTISGDVVFRRAG; translated from the coding sequence ATGCCAAGCACACAGGCACTTCTCAGCGATCCCGCGTCGGTCGGCGTCTGGAACGTCGATCCGAACCAGTCCACAATCGGCTTTCGCGCCAAGTCGATGTGGGGCCTTGCCCCGGTCAAGGGACGGTTCACGGAATTCAATGGCGATGGCCAAATCACAGACAGCCAAACGATTTTCGGGCGCATCGACATCCGCACCGCATCGCTGGACACCAAACTAGGCACGCGCGACAAGCACCTGCGCTCGGCCGACTACTTAGACGCGGAGAGGTTTCCCCACATCAGCGTGGTGGTGACGGGCGCCGAGGCGGTCAACGGCGATACCGTCGACCTGCGTGCGCAACTCACCGTGAAAGGCACCACCGCGCCATTGCCGCTGCGGGCCAAGGTCGCAAGGGTCGACGACGGCACGATAAGGCTGACTGCGCACGCCACCGTCGATCGCACGGACTTCGGCGTAGACGGAAATATGATCGGGATGCTCACCGACAAGGTGACGATTTCCGGCGACGTCGTGTTTCGCAGAGCCGGCTAG
- a CDS encoding nuclear transport factor 2 family protein, which yields MSVAGTEAVADVADRLFHAIENSDIAAVEQLWDDDVVVWKVADRDRDRERALRVIDWFVNATTDRRYEILDRRFFDGGFVQQHILHANGRNGRSISMRVCIVIKVGVNGLISRIDEYFDPAEIAPLLES from the coding sequence ATGTCCGTCGCGGGTACCGAAGCAGTTGCTGACGTCGCCGATCGACTGTTCCATGCGATCGAGAACAGCGATATCGCCGCGGTGGAGCAGTTGTGGGACGACGACGTCGTCGTCTGGAAGGTTGCCGACCGCGACCGCGACCGGGAACGTGCGCTGCGGGTCATCGACTGGTTCGTCAACGCGACGACCGATCGCCGCTACGAGATCCTCGACCGCCGATTCTTCGACGGCGGGTTCGTACAGCAGCACATTCTGCATGCCAACGGTCGCAACGGCCGGTCGATCTCAATGCGTGTCTGCATCGTGATAAAGGTGGGCGTCAACGGTCTGATCAGTCGCATCGACGAGTACTTCGACCCGGCAGAAATCGCCCCACTGCTGGAGTCGTAG
- a CDS encoding class I SAM-dependent methyltransferase, with the protein MDSTPTLSRFDDAYKSRTAPWVIGEPQPAIVELQRAGLIHSNVLDIGCGTGEHTIMLTRLGYDVVGIDFAPQAVEQARANAAEKGVDARFEVADAMNLGAEPGYQTIVDSALFHIFDDADRVRYVSSLHTALRPGGLVHVLALSDAGRGFGPQVSEAEIREAFGDGWVLEALDTTTYRGVVQDAQADAIGLPVGTRVDEPAWLARARRL; encoded by the coding sequence ATGGATTCAACACCAACCCTCTCCCGATTCGACGATGCCTACAAGTCCCGAACGGCGCCCTGGGTCATCGGTGAGCCGCAGCCCGCGATCGTCGAACTGCAACGCGCTGGCTTGATTCACAGCAATGTGCTCGACATCGGTTGTGGGACAGGCGAACACACGATCATGCTGACCCGGTTGGGGTACGACGTGGTCGGCATCGACTTCGCGCCGCAGGCGGTCGAGCAGGCCAGGGCCAACGCCGCCGAAAAGGGCGTCGACGCGCGCTTCGAGGTGGCCGACGCGATGAACCTGGGCGCCGAGCCCGGCTACCAGACGATCGTCGACAGCGCGCTGTTCCACATCTTCGACGACGCCGATCGCGTGCGGTATGTGAGCAGCCTGCATACCGCACTCCGGCCGGGCGGACTGGTGCATGTGCTGGCGCTGTCCGACGCAGGCCGTGGGTTCGGTCCCCAGGTCAGCGAGGCCGAGATCCGCGAAGCCTTCGGCGACGGCTGGGTGCTCGAGGCGCTGGACACCACGACCTACCGCGGCGTGGTGCAGGACGCGCAGGCCGACGCGATCGGCCTGCCGGTCGGGACGCGCGTCGACGAGCCCGCCTGGCTTGCGCGCGCCCGCCGCCTCTAG